ACTTAATCTTAATGCATCAttcatcttttatatatatatatatatatatatatatatatatatatatatatatatatatatatatatatatatatatatatatatatatatatatatatataccatcatTTGCTCTCTTATACTCAATAGACGAGGTAGTAGTAAATCCAATCATTACTATCAAAGCTATTGGACATCAATGGTATTGGACCTATGAGTATTCGGACTATAACAATTCCGATGAACAGTCACTCACTTTTGACAGTTATATGAATCCAGAAGATCGGTCGAGTAATCTTTGTCTACTATTTGGGGAGTTAGAAAGGCTCCTAAGAGGTTGATAGCCCCCCGCACTCCCACTACCAATGAGAGGATTGCGGCCTACTTGAGAATGGCTCCTTTACTTTGCTTGAAAGCGGCTTGTTTTCTTTTGTTGAAGCTGTCTCCGCCAGCAGGAGCTCGTTACGGCCAGGAAGAAGTCAACTTCCCTCGTGAGCAGGTAGAAGAGctcgagcatatatatatatatatatatatatatatatatatatatatatatatatatatatatataaccatccgGGCATAGCCTGGGTGGCCAGGGTGCCCCGCAAACGTCCAGTTGACCAAGTCAAATGGCTGTTCATCTCAAATAAGGCGAATGTTCGATTCTTGAATCGGCCACCATTTGTGCTTGGCGCTGGAACAGGGGTTGGTTCCGACCACACTTGCCTGGGACTGCACACGACACAGTAGGCAGTTGGCATCCAAAGGGTGCACGAGGTTAAAGGTTCCCCGCCGATCTAACCTTTTtcatctcaaatatatatatatatatatatatatatatatatatatatatatatatatatatatatatatatatatatatatatatatatatatatatatggcaggTTCAAATGAGAACCacaaaaaaggcgagaactgcaagaacttattaattttatagtttttatgcatttaattacatgcaaatgttaattaatgtgCATATCatgaacaaacatatgttcattaccacaaataacatgttaaattgttaataatAAGAAATGTTCACATGTTACACAAAAAAATATGCACACGTGAACagaaaactatatatttgattatatacggAAAATATAcattttttcaaactattttatgttcattcttactctccatcaacatttaAGGGTGATTTCAATCTACTCGCATGTGAAAATCGTTGTAAATTAAAAATTCTCGCAGTTCTCGCTCTTttcgtggttctcgtttgaacttttaactatatatatatatatattgacatcTTTAATCCTTATATGTAGATGAAAAAACTCATAATTTTCGGTCCACATAAAGCAAAATAATTAGATGATAACATTTCCAGTGAATTGAAATTGTTGCACAATGTAAAAAGGATGATTATCATTAAATACTTTGATAATCTACTAAGTTTATACATTTGACACTTATACAAACTAAAATGGATTTATAAATTTATTACTATCACCATATACCAATTAATAAAAGTATAAAACGTCGTTTTTGATATTGCTACTTTACTACTTATTCTAAACAACTAATCATTGTTTCCTTTTTGCCAATTCATTTGTAAGATAAATTTATTTATATTGACATGTTGCAAGTAGGTCCCACATCATATTTTTTTATGTGCTTGCATACTTTCTGTTTAAGCGCTTCCTATATATAGTGCAAATTTCACAAAGTTATCATCAAACACTTTCTCTTCACATCATTCTTTCTTTCCCTCTCCATTTCTCACTAAAACTTCTTTATACACAAAACTTGCTTTAAACATCAAGAACTAAAACAAGCTACTCCTTAATTAACTTAGAGCGAAAATATTTATAATCATGCCGATCGAGATTGTACAACAAAGCGTTGAATTATCAAAGATTGCAACTTCAGAAACTCATGGTGAGGACTCGCCATATTTTGCAGGATGGAAAGCTTATGATGAAAACCCTTATCATGAAACAAATAATCCTTCTGGGGTCATTCAAATGGGCCTAGCTGAAAATCAAGTAAGCACTAAGTCTCCTTTTCATATGGGACATtgtttatataatttctaaaatattGGAGTGAGCTAACAATGGTTTTGGTTTCTTTTTATAGGTATCATTTGATTTGTTAGAAAAATATTTGGAAACAAATCTTGAAGCATCAAATTGGGGCCAAAAAGTTTCTGGCTTTAAAGAAAATGCTTTGTTTCAAGATTACCATGGACTTCAATCTTTTAGAAAGGCAATGGCAAGTTTCATGGAACAAGTGAGGGGAGGAAAAGCCAAATTTAACCCCGATCGAGTTGTCTTGACCGCTGGTGCAACCGCGGCTAACGAGCTTTTAACATTCATTTTGGCTAATCCCGGTGAAGCTTTATTGGTCCCAACACCTTATTATCCGGGGTAAGTTATAGTACTAATCAAAAAGTTTATTACTTGCACCGAAGTATTTACTTGCCCCAGTACTACTAGCACCGGGCCAATCTTAATACCTCGGTACTAATAATTACAATACTGAACTATGAAATTTTCGATACATATAATGGTCGATTAACCTTTTTATCTCTAAATAATGCAGATTTGATAGAGATTTGAGATGGAGAACTGGTGTACAAATTGTTCCAATCCATTGTGATAGCTCAAACAATTTTCAAATTACTCCAAAAGCCTTAGAAGCAGCATATGATCATGCAAGATCAATGAACTTAAAAGTGAGAGGTGTCCTCATTACAAACCCTTCGAACCCATTGGGTGCAACGATTCAACGTAAAGTTCTAGAAGAGATCCTAGACTTTGTGACCCGAAAGAACATTCATCTAGTTTCTGATGAAATCTACTCCGGTTCAGCATTTTATGCTGATGAATTTGTAAGCATTGCAGAAGTACTTGAATCAAGAAACTATAAAGACGCCGAAAGATGTCACATTGTTTATAGTCTTTCGAAAGATCTTGGTCTGCCAGGGTTTCGAGTAGGAACCGTTTATTCATACAACGATCAAGTCGTAACAACTGCAAGGAGGATGTCTAGTTTCACCTTAATTTCATCCCAAACACAGTTTTTGTTGGCATCTATGTTATCAGATAAAGAGTTTACACAAAATTACATAAAGATTAACAGACAAAGATTGAAGAAACGATACGAAATGATCATCAACGGGCTGAAAAAGGCGGGGATTGAATGTTTAAAAGGGAATGCAGGACTTTTTTGTTGGATGAACTTGAGTCCTTATTTGGAGGAGCCCACAATCGAGAGCGAATTAGCGATATGGAAAAAGATTATGTACGAAGTTAAGCTAAACATTTCTCCCGGATCATCTTGCCATTGTTCAGAACCAGGGTGGTTTCGAGTTTGTTTCGCAAACATGAGTGAAGAAACTCTTGAAATTGCACTttcaagaatttatgaattcatcAAAAGACAGAAGCTAGCAAGATAGGCAAGTTTTGTGTGTACCAATATTCTTAGTCAAATGTTGGCCCTTGCGAACAGCTTGATGCAGTATCTCCTTCCAACCCTATGAGCGAAATGCGGCAAAAAGAATTTTTGGTAATCAATTTTTGTGTGTTAAGTTAATTAAACCCAAATCATTTGAGATTAGGTTTTCTGGCTACCATTTATTTGTTAAAAGTCATACTATCTAGGGATTTTACTTCTATTTTTACTCTTAACTTTTTTTTTGGGATTTTTTGTAATCTCCAAGAAGTTTTGAGTTATAGAATCCCTTTTGTATGAATTTAACTTTGTAGATCCGGCCAATGCGTTTATTATAGTTGCAATTTTATCTTATAATATTGTCATTTTAACTTTGTTAAGATAATACACTAGTTTGATATATCATTACGTacattataaaattgcatgtaatcTTATTGTTTTAGTTTAAGTCCATCCATTACGTCATATTGAAATCCGTTTTGTATACAAGTAGTAAATGAATAAAATGTGGTTTATAACAAAAATCTATGATTTAAAAATATATTCCGTATAGTCTAAGTTCTAAGAAGATGTAAACGAATCCAACTGTCATCCTAAGTAATGATTTGGTTTGATTGCACAGTGGTATTTGTATGATTTACTCGATCTTATCTTTTCttaaaacaataataaataaataaataaaaatttagatTAAAAAAGTACTCGTAGAAATTAAAAGGGTACCAAACACATGTTTCCTTATCTAACACCTACTCTTAATCACGTAGTTGAACACGTACAATAGCTAGCCAGTTGACCAACTTGTATTAGCCAATAGGGCAACAGTCCACCTTTTctaccataacatcatcatcatcatcatcatcatcatatataaatattgatgTATTAATTAAGTTAATATGTATGCATGAAATGAGAAACGATATTGGAATTTCTTATCTTTAATTATATACATACTTAAAAAGACTATAATTTTCTAAATTAATGAGTTTTTCATTGCTAGCTTGTATTGTTTGGGGGTTTCATACTTTCATCTATTGATGAATTTCctttaaatttaatattatttgTTACTTTAGccaaaataattaataatttaatttaatgagAAATTGGGAAACATAGAAAGAAAAGTACGTACATTTATCCGTATAGAGTCGTGCGTACTGACGATTTATGAATGATGAAATGGAGTATAAAATTATTATGTATCGCAGCAAATAAGGTAATATTGGAAACGTTCACTTTGACTTGCTACGAAAACTATAAAGCCATTATAGCTAACAAAACGACCCGCACGTTGGATCCTAAAAATAACCAATGAACACAATTATACTAATAGATAAAGGATCCTTAAACTTATATGTGTACATTTTTTTCTATCAGTTTTAGATGTGAAACTATTTTGACATTTCTTTTAAGCGTTATctccaaaatataatatatattatatttatattatatatttatatattacaattataattataattataatgtaatCATCATACGCAAATTGAATCAATATTTGACACTATAAGAAATATTAGAGTGATATTAATTGTTAAGTTGTATGATATCAAAAGGTTTGCGAAATTATAGACTTCTAACGTCGACCATGTGGCAATCCTATCAATGCCTCCTTATAAGTTATACACCAATGGATAGTGGACTAGAAAAAATTCAAGAGAAAAAGTACAATTAGAAAtcaaattaaaaataatataatatgatTTTTATACTCATTTATTATGTAAAGAATAACCGTACTAAGATTTATTGGACGAAAAATTGAAAAGGCGATGGTTCGTTAAAAGAAAATGTTTGGTAGGCTCTATCATCTAGCTATCAATAAAGATTGCAACATCGTCGATATGGTTCCAGATGGGTCTTCGATGTGGACTTGGGCCCATGACATTGGCCCAAGAAATCAACAATTATTGGTCTAGTTGCGGTCTCATGATGGTGACTTAACTCTCTCGAACGAACAAGATTAATGGAAGTGGGGCATTGGAATTGACGGTATTTTCAGGTAAACACAACTCGATCCCACATCGACGAGATGATTTTGCCCGCGTTTGGTATTATAATGAATGGTCAAAGGTGGTACCTTGGAAGGTGGACATATTCATATAGAGACTTGTTTGAGATCAATTTTCTTCTAGGCTTGATTCATCTAGAAGGGGGTTGGAAATAGAAATGACAAATGGTGTGGTAGTTAACTACCAAGTCGAGTCTATTGATCATGTTGTATTGTCATGCTCGGTGGCGATAACTTTGTGGATCAATATCAAGATTTGACTTGACATCCAGATACCGATGTTCGATTCTTGGCTTTCATGCATGGTTCGGTTCGATTAGCTACAATTCCCTTCGAGATCTATggatatcattaatatcatttatgCTATCATCACGTCCCTTTTATGATATATCCGGAGATACAGGAATGTTGTCTTATTTGCAAATAAGACTTTGAAGAAAGAGTTTTAATTTGATTCGATTCGTATGGTTTCTTTTAATTAGATATGCAGTAGATCCTCTTGTAATTTTTGTTGGGACTCATGGCTTATGAAGCCTTTGTAATTTGTTTCGGTATTTCCTCTCCTCCCTAACTTCTCGTTAGAGGGTGAAGGGGGTTATTAATAAACGATCGTTGTTTCAAAAGAATATGAGTAATATATGAACTTTAATTGTATAAACGCATTCttctcgttttttttttttttttgaacggcaagcaactttatttatatatattcaacctCTAGCAAGTAACTAGAGGGAAAACGACAACATCAAAAACAATTTACAACGGCTTTAGAAGCAAATTGTTCCAACTTATTTTATCCTTGCTTCTATTAAACAACCATGAATAAGAATAAGTACGAATGTAATAAAAAAGATCTCCCCTTTTCAGCTTTTGATTCGAAAACACCACTCCATTACGATATCGCCAAATGATCCAAAAATAAGTTGCAACAATAACGTATAATCTTGCCTTTAAAACTGAATGTTCAGCCCAATTATGAAACCAAACAGCCGAGTCAGCCCATGAATCACAATAGGGAATCATAACATCTGTCCATATTCTTAATTGACGCAACAAATCCCTAGCAATTGTACACGAAAACATGATGTGGTCGACTGTTTCGATAGAACAGGAGCATGTCGGACATGAAATTGAAGGATAAATGAAACAGTCGCCTTTTCTTTTCGTTAATTGAAAAGGCATGTAGTTTTTCACTGAGCAAAATATGTGGATCCGCAGCTAAATGAAACAGTCGATTAAATCTAAAACACAAAGGACCTCCTTCAAGCCAGTTATCAATCCAAAATCTAATGGTTCGACCATTACCTACTTTACGTCTTATGGCAttagaaggaattaaattagacGATTGAGCTTTCAAATATAATCGAACCATATTAACCCAAACTCCTTTCCTTCCTTGAAAGTTACCATCTAGACAGGCCCGAGATCCATGAACAGACGTTATCACCTTCTTCCAAAGACAGTTTGAAGATAAATGAAAGTTCCAAATCCATTTAACAAGTATTCTATCCGCTTCATTTTTTAATGTCCATATTACTTTTTGGATTGATAAACGCCTATTTTCATTccttaatcaatcaaagaagtctGTTAGTAGAAAAAAAGATTTATTTATTGATGAACAATGTAAGGATTATAATGTGCAATATTTAACATGACACTTATAAATGAATAAATATGAAGTAATtaaaaattacaaaaatgaataaCATAAATTATAAATGTGGACAAAAAGAATTTAGTGAGGCAAAATCCCTTAAATTAATTAAAAGATGATAACACTTTAGAAATATTAACTCTTTATGTGCGACCATCATACAATTATACTAGTCAGAAATGATTAATGTATGGTAAATGTTGAGTTTATTTGATTATCTTTTTGTAGAGTTGAGCTGACTAGTCAACACAAGACAAAATAGTAGAAAAAAGACTTGGTAGAAAATATTATCAGCTCGTGAACCAAGCGTAAGTTAGTCAGCACAAACTCAATTACTGAGTAAAAGAGTCGGCACAACATCTACTCAGATAGATTATGTCATTGTTAGTCTATTTAAACTATTGTCTTAACAATTTTTTGTTCAACCAAATTAAAGACGAGGTTGGATAAAGAAGTTCACAAGTCAAGCAATGACACGTGTACTTACAAAACGATGATACAACAAATGCATATTGTACGTTATGTTATACACAAGTTCTCCGGGTCATATGTATGTTATGTTTGACTTTATACAGAGACATAGTGATGTGACCAATATGAATTTATAATAATATGCACTTTTAataccactcccaaccatgacgtcGTCATGGATACTtcttcagcgccacatcagctttctctctcccaaTTTCTCATCACTTCCTCTCATAACACTCCCAGGACAcaccattgccaaccatgacatattttctcatatttttattatttttaaaattacatTAGTATTAGAaaaaatcaaatcaaataaataaataaatcaaataatggtaattagtaaaataaaataaaaaatttgaaCCATAGAGTAAATGTTATGGGTCCctcatatattaaatattaattattaattaaatataatataaaataaaaatgacCACCTACTTCATCTTCTTTCtttaatccttttttttttttttaaaggcaaaggcATTTTTATTAATTTAATCAAATTTACATAGGCATACATGTGAGGGCATGTAGCCTTTGAAACCGAAAATTACAAAACATTGGACGAATTATAAGATTACTTCGTATTTCCTATCCATGATCTTCAAACGAGGATGGATTTAACAACCATTGGTTCCAATCTATGGACGTTCTTCTTGAGC
The window above is part of the Rutidosis leptorrhynchoides isolate AG116_Rl617_1_P2 chromosome 1, CSIRO_AGI_Rlap_v1, whole genome shotgun sequence genome. Proteins encoded here:
- the LOC139878681 gene encoding 1-aminocyclopropane-1-carboxylate synthase 7-like, which produces MPIEIVQQSVELSKIATSETHGEDSPYFAGWKAYDENPYHETNNPSGVIQMGLAENQVSFDLLEKYLETNLEASNWGQKVSGFKENALFQDYHGLQSFRKAMASFMEQVRGGKAKFNPDRVVLTAGATAANELLTFILANPGEALLVPTPYYPGFDRDLRWRTGVQIVPIHCDSSNNFQITPKALEAAYDHARSMNLKVRGVLITNPSNPLGATIQRKVLEEILDFVTRKNIHLVSDEIYSGSAFYADEFVSIAEVLESRNYKDAERCHIVYSLSKDLGLPGFRVGTVYSYNDQVVTTARRMSSFTLISSQTQFLLASMLSDKEFTQNYIKINRQRLKKRYEMIINGLKKAGIECLKGNAGLFCWMNLSPYLEEPTIESELAIWKKIMYEVKLNISPGSSCHCSEPGWFRVCFANMSEETLEIALSRIYEFIKRQKLAR